In Armatimonadota bacterium, one genomic interval encodes:
- a CDS encoding 4Fe-4S binding protein, which translates to MAYKITDECTMCGTCIEECPFEAIKEGDPKYVIDPDICTDCGSCQAVCPTGAIVED; encoded by the coding sequence GTGGCTTACAAGATTACTGATGAATGCACCATGTGCGGAACCTGCATTGAGGAATGCCCATTTGAAGCAATTAAAGAGGGTGACCCCAAATACGTAATTGACCCTGATATTTGCACCGACTGTGGCTCATGCCAGGCTGTGTGCCCGACAGGAGCGATTGTAGAGGACTGA
- a CDS encoding BON domain-containing protein yields MTVADEALSNRVRNALASDKRISGLPIEVRVSAGNVFLKGYVENLEQRDVAQFIVSGVPGVRHVNVDELLVRGLDQ; encoded by the coding sequence ATGACTGTCGCAGATGAAGCTTTATCAAACAGAGTTAGGAATGCACTTGCATCTGACAAACGAATAAGCGGACTGCCAATAGAGGTGCGTGTCTCTGCAGGGAATGTTTTCCTCAAAGGGTATGTGGAAAACCTCGAGCAAAGAGACGTCGCGCAGTTTATTGTTAGCGGGGTACCGGGGGTCAGGCATGTTAACGTTGACGAACTTTTGGTAAGGGGGTTGGATCAATGA